One genomic window of Paenibacillus xylanilyticus includes the following:
- the recO gene encoding DNA repair protein RecO has translation MLYRVEGIVIRSMDYGEGNKIITLCTESGGKVGVLVRGAKKPKSRHAALVQPFTYGQYVYFRNTGLGTLNAGEIMESYHELREDLVKAAYASYACELLDRVLQDEETGAFWFKQLKACLQALKEEKDPSIITSLYEMKILQSAGYGPSLDECISCGQERPDEQLFVSPRLGGVLCRACKHFDPPALSVSPKALRLLRLFAQLDLQRLGNISVSEATRDEMKKIMRAFMDHQLGLNLKSRSFLDQMEKYGI, from the coding sequence ATGCTATACAGGGTGGAAGGGATTGTCATCCGCAGCATGGACTACGGCGAGGGAAACAAAATTATTACGCTTTGCACCGAAAGTGGTGGAAAAGTAGGCGTACTCGTCCGTGGTGCCAAAAAGCCCAAAAGCCGACATGCTGCGCTGGTGCAGCCGTTTACGTACGGTCAATACGTATATTTCCGTAACACGGGCCTGGGAACACTGAATGCGGGCGAAATCATGGAGTCATATCATGAGCTGCGGGAAGATTTGGTTAAAGCAGCCTATGCATCCTATGCATGTGAACTGCTGGATCGGGTCCTGCAGGATGAGGAAACAGGTGCTTTCTGGTTCAAGCAGCTTAAGGCTTGTCTTCAGGCGTTAAAGGAAGAGAAGGACCCCAGCATCATTACCAGTCTCTATGAGATGAAAATATTACAATCGGCGGGCTACGGCCCGTCGCTTGATGAATGCATTTCATGCGGCCAGGAACGGCCGGATGAACAGTTGTTTGTAAGTCCAAGGCTCGGTGGTGTGCTGTGCAGAGCCTGTAAACACTTTGATCCACCCGCGTTATCCGTAAGTCCGAAAGCTCTGAGGTTACTGCGGTTATTTGCACAGCTGGATTTGCAGCGACTGGGTAATATATCCGTTAGTGAGGCCACTAGAGATGAAATGAAGAAGATCATGAGAGCCTTCATGGATCACCAGCTGGGTCTCAATTTAAAATCCCGTTCATTTCTCGATCAGATGGAGAAATACGGGATTTAA
- the dnaG gene encoding DNA primase codes for MSTGQGGIPESIIESVLQQHDIVDTVSRFVHLTKQGKYMKGLCPFHSEKTPSFTVTPEKQIFYCYGCGTGGNAIKFRMEIEGLSFPEAVKTMAEESHISMGDWQGRESAHVNPETERLLEAYELTAKLYHFLLKNTEHGKAAMEYLRSRGFSDKLIDQFQIGYAPNRWDTLVQFLEKRNFPLEEMEKGGLLSQRSEGQGYVDRFRDRVMFPINGRSGKPIAFAGRILGDGQPKYLNSPETRLFNKSRVLYNLHQAKNAIRKQRQAILFEGYGDVISAWDQEIQNGVAAMGTALTENQALMLKGMCDEVIICYDGDRAGQAAALKNFPILEEAGLQVKVALIPEGLDPDDFIRKYGGERFRNQIVDGAVTTTKFKLINLKKNHILLEGGGLIAYSKEAVKLIAPLSSPTEREVYLRELAAEVDVSFETLKQECNEERQSMKNNEQYGDNNPKRWNNGRQQNRQVPTPNLLPAYHAAERKLLAWMLQDDEAAQYVNEHLGEAFNLDDHAAIAAYLYAYYAQGKSPDTSRFMSSLHDDRLEKTVSSISMMDGPGEWNVQILDDCIREVLKYPRKKEYDLKKEEMIAAERAGDFVRAAQIAIEMIALERQ; via the coding sequence ATGAGTACCGGACAAGGCGGTATACCCGAAAGCATTATTGAATCGGTGTTACAGCAGCATGATATTGTCGATACGGTGAGCCGATTTGTGCATCTGACCAAGCAGGGGAAGTACATGAAAGGCCTCTGCCCTTTTCATTCCGAGAAGACGCCTTCGTTTACAGTTACACCAGAGAAACAAATTTTCTACTGCTACGGTTGCGGCACGGGTGGAAATGCCATCAAATTCAGGATGGAAATCGAAGGGTTATCCTTTCCCGAGGCTGTCAAGACGATGGCGGAAGAAAGTCACATCTCCATGGGGGACTGGCAAGGGCGTGAATCCGCTCATGTAAATCCGGAGACCGAACGTCTGCTGGAGGCGTATGAGCTAACTGCAAAGCTGTATCATTTCTTATTGAAAAATACAGAGCATGGAAAAGCAGCCATGGAGTATTTACGCTCGCGGGGCTTTAGCGACAAGCTGATTGACCAGTTCCAGATTGGTTATGCGCCGAATCGTTGGGACACGTTGGTGCAATTTCTGGAGAAACGCAACTTTCCTCTTGAAGAGATGGAAAAGGGCGGTCTTCTGTCGCAGCGGAGTGAAGGTCAGGGCTATGTGGACCGCTTCCGAGACAGGGTGATGTTCCCGATTAATGGCAGAAGCGGCAAACCGATTGCATTTGCAGGCCGCATTTTGGGAGACGGGCAGCCGAAGTACCTAAATTCACCGGAAACCCGGTTATTTAACAAAAGCCGAGTTCTCTACAATCTGCATCAGGCCAAAAATGCAATTCGAAAACAAAGACAAGCTATTTTGTTTGAAGGTTACGGCGACGTGATCTCCGCCTGGGATCAAGAGATCCAGAACGGAGTAGCGGCCATGGGTACAGCGCTGACCGAGAATCAGGCACTTATGCTCAAGGGCATGTGCGACGAGGTCATTATCTGTTATGACGGTGACCGAGCAGGGCAGGCCGCTGCACTTAAGAACTTCCCCATTCTGGAAGAGGCTGGGCTGCAGGTTAAGGTGGCTCTTATACCCGAAGGACTTGATCCGGATGATTTTATTCGGAAGTACGGTGGTGAACGGTTTCGCAACCAGATTGTAGACGGTGCTGTGACCACAACAAAATTTAAGCTTATAAACCTTAAAAAAAACCATATACTGCTAGAAGGCGGCGGTCTGATCGCCTATTCCAAGGAAGCGGTAAAGCTAATCGCGCCATTATCTTCCCCTACAGAACGCGAAGTGTATTTGCGTGAACTGGCTGCTGAAGTGGATGTGTCATTTGAGACACTGAAGCAGGAGTGTAATGAAGAGCGCCAGTCCATGAAAAATAACGAGCAGTATGGGGATAATAACCCGAAAAGGTGGAATAATGGTAGGCAACAAAATAGGCAGGTGCCTACACCCAATCTGTTGCCGGCTTACCATGCTGCTGAGCGCAAATTGCTTGCTTGGATGCTTCAGGATGACGAGGCTGCACAGTATGTGAATGAGCATCTTGGTGAAGCTTTTAACTTGGATGATCATGCAGCTATTGCTGCTTATCTATATGCCTATTATGCGCAAGGCAAATCGCCGGATACAAGCCGTTTTATGTCCTCATTGCATGATGATCGATTGGAGAAAACCGTCAGCTCGATCTCAATGATGGATGGCCCGGGTGAATGGAACGTTCAGATACTCGATGATTGTATCAGGGAAGTGCTGAAATATCCGCGCAAAAAAGAGTACGATCTAAAAAAGGAAGAAATGATTGCTGCAGAGCGTGCAGGTGATTTTGTACGCGCGGCACAAATCGCAATTGAAATGATTGCCCTAGAGAGACAGTAA
- a CDS encoding YqzL family protein, whose protein sequence is MRDFSWKVFAMTGDVESYLLYTESCASTGQESDTAGEVIEDEEAEG, encoded by the coding sequence ATGCGAGATTTTTCGTGGAAGGTTTTTGCAATGACGGGGGATGTGGAGTCCTATTTGTTGTATACCGAGTCATGCGCGTCAACAGGACAGGAGTCTGATACTGCAGGGGAAGTGATAGAAGATGAAGAAGCCGAAGGTTAA
- a CDS encoding YaiI/YqxD family protein, giving the protein MSELNVRQIVVDGDACPVKAEIAETARRFDIPVLLVSSFDHLLQGGEGVRTVQVDRSDQSADLYIANHIKPCDIVITQDYGLAALALGKRCYVLSFRGREFNDRDIDFMLDSRHTAAKARKRGHYGKGPKPFTEQDREIFQHKLTKLLKDLQENV; this is encoded by the coding sequence TTGAGTGAGTTGAATGTACGCCAGATTGTTGTGGACGGAGATGCTTGTCCGGTGAAAGCCGAGATTGCAGAAACGGCCCGCCGTTTTGATATCCCCGTATTGTTAGTATCTTCCTTTGATCATTTGCTTCAGGGAGGAGAAGGGGTGCGTACCGTGCAGGTGGACCGCAGTGATCAGAGCGCGGATCTGTACATCGCCAATCATATCAAGCCCTGTGATATCGTCATTACACAGGATTATGGACTGGCAGCACTCGCGCTTGGCAAACGTTGTTATGTTTTATCATTTCGTGGTCGCGAATTTAATGATCGTGACATTGATTTTATGCTCGATTCCCGGCATACTGCTGCCAAAGCACGGAAAAGAGGGCATTATGGGAAGGGTCCAAAGCCTTTCACAGAGCAGGATCGGGAAATTTTTCAACATAAACTGACAAAACTTTTGAAAGATTTGCAGGAGAATGTGTAA
- the era gene encoding GTPase Era — protein MKKKAFKSGFVAIVGRPNVGKSTLMNQVIGQKIAIMSDKPQTTRNKIHGVYTSEDKQVVFLDTPGIHKRQSKLGDYMNQTALNTLGEVEAALFLIDASEGMGGGDRYIAEQLKNVRTPVILVMNKIDKIEPEALLPLIEEYRKLHDFAEIVPVSAKLGSNVSTLLDQIGKYLPEGPQYYPEDQVTDHPEQFVCAELIREKILQMTREEVPHSIAVTIEDMKVQDNGVVYISAVIFVERDSQKGIIIGKQGALLKEVGKRARTDIQNLLGSKIFMDLWVKVKKDWRNQDRVLRDLGFHRDV, from the coding sequence ATGAAGAAAAAAGCATTTAAATCAGGTTTTGTAGCTATTGTTGGACGTCCTAACGTTGGTAAATCGACTTTGATGAACCAGGTTATTGGCCAAAAAATAGCCATTATGTCGGACAAGCCGCAAACCACTCGTAATAAAATACATGGCGTTTACACATCCGAAGACAAGCAAGTTGTCTTTTTGGATACACCGGGTATTCATAAACGGCAATCCAAGCTGGGTGATTATATGAACCAGACTGCCTTGAATACACTCGGGGAAGTGGAAGCAGCTCTGTTCCTGATTGACGCTTCCGAAGGAATGGGCGGTGGTGACCGTTATATCGCCGAACAACTGAAAAATGTACGGACTCCTGTCATTTTGGTGATGAACAAAATTGATAAAATCGAACCGGAAGCGCTGCTGCCGCTGATTGAGGAGTATCGCAAGCTGCACGACTTCGCAGAAATCGTACCGGTCTCTGCCAAGCTCGGCAGCAATGTAAGTACTCTGCTCGATCAGATCGGCAAGTATTTGCCGGAAGGACCACAATACTACCCGGAAGATCAGGTTACAGACCACCCGGAACAGTTCGTTTGTGCGGAGCTGATTCGGGAGAAGATTCTGCAAATGACCCGGGAAGAGGTTCCTCACTCCATTGCTGTAACCATCGAGGATATGAAGGTTCAGGACAACGGGGTAGTATACATTTCAGCCGTTATTTTTGTAGAGCGTGACTCTCAAAAAGGGATTATTATCGGTAAACAGGGAGCCTTGTTAAAAGAAGTGGGCAAACGTGCGCGTACGGATATTCAAAACCTTTTGGGTTCGAAAATCTTTATGGATCTGTGGGTTAAGGTGAAAAAGGATTGGAGAAATCAGGATCGCGTTCTGCGTGATCTCGGCTTCCACCGTGACGTTTAA
- the glyS gene encoding glycine--tRNA ligase subunit beta yields MSKDLLFEIGLEEVPARFLRAAIEQLQERIVKWLDASRITHGEVNAYATPRRLAVMIQNVAEKQEDVEEEVKGPSRKIALDESGNWSKAALGFARSQGVDPDQFTFKELSGVEYIYATKSSKGVETSSVIGEGLLSILHAMTFPKFMRWASYDFKFVRPIRWIVALLGSEVIDIEVAGVKSGNVTRGHRFLGKETVITNPASYVELLRSEHVIADIKEREQMIVSQIQALAAEKNWDIAIKEDLLEEVLFLVETPTVLFGTFDPSFLNIPQEVLITSMREHQRYFPVLDSAGQLLPYFVTVRNGGSDSLDVIAKGNEKVLRARLSDAKFFYEEDQKLEIKDALSKLESIVFQEELGTVGDKVRRIRKIADGLASKLQVSADVAESVSRSADICKFDLVTLMVGEFPELQGVMGEDYARKAGEKEEVAKAVFEHYQPRFAGDQSPASLVGAIVSAADKMDTIVGCFSINIIPTGSQDPYALRRQAAGIVQILLDHQLPLTLSDVFGVALQVHAQMNLLKRADEEVRKDLQDFFGLRVKKLLSETVRYDVVDAVISAGFDDISAIVPKGEALMAAVQTGDAFKTTVESFNRVGNLAAKASNASVHPELFTEEGEKQLHEAWNRTNEEYRKALSQHDAAEALAIASAWKEAITAFFDSVMVMAEDEAVRANRLALLAAIDRDLKGFADFSKLVLV; encoded by the coding sequence ATGTCTAAGGATCTGTTGTTTGAAATTGGTCTGGAAGAAGTACCTGCACGTTTCTTGCGCGCGGCGATAGAACAGCTGCAGGAACGTATCGTGAAATGGCTGGATGCATCCCGCATAACACATGGTGAGGTAAACGCTTATGCTACACCACGTCGCTTGGCTGTCATGATTCAGAATGTTGCCGAGAAACAAGAGGATGTAGAAGAAGAAGTGAAAGGCCCTTCCCGTAAAATCGCACTTGACGAGAGCGGCAACTGGAGCAAAGCAGCACTCGGATTTGCACGGAGTCAAGGTGTTGATCCGGATCAGTTTACGTTTAAGGAACTCAGCGGAGTCGAGTATATCTATGCAACCAAGAGCAGCAAAGGTGTAGAGACTTCATCTGTAATTGGTGAAGGATTGCTGTCGATTTTGCACGCCATGACATTCCCTAAATTCATGCGCTGGGCTTCATATGATTTTAAATTTGTCCGCCCGATTCGCTGGATTGTCGCTCTGCTTGGTAGTGAGGTTATTGATATTGAAGTTGCAGGTGTGAAATCCGGGAATGTAACTCGGGGACATCGTTTCCTTGGTAAGGAGACCGTGATTACTAACCCTGCTTCATACGTCGAATTGCTGCGATCCGAACATGTTATTGCAGATATCAAGGAACGGGAGCAAATGATTGTTTCCCAGATTCAGGCACTGGCTGCTGAGAAAAATTGGGATATAGCCATCAAGGAAGATTTGCTGGAGGAAGTACTGTTTTTGGTGGAAACGCCAACCGTATTGTTCGGAACATTCGATCCTTCATTCCTTAATATCCCTCAGGAAGTATTGATTACTTCGATGCGTGAGCATCAGCGTTACTTCCCTGTACTGGATAGTGCAGGACAATTGCTGCCTTACTTTGTAACCGTTCGTAACGGAGGCAGTGATTCACTTGATGTCATCGCTAAAGGTAACGAAAAAGTACTGCGTGCCCGTCTGTCCGACGCCAAGTTCTTCTACGAAGAAGACCAGAAGCTCGAGATTAAGGACGCACTGTCCAAACTGGAGAGCATTGTCTTTCAGGAGGAGCTGGGTACCGTTGGTGACAAGGTGCGCCGTATTCGCAAGATTGCGGACGGACTCGCATCCAAACTGCAGGTTTCTGCTGACGTTGCCGAATCGGTGAGCCGCTCTGCAGATATCTGCAAGTTTGACCTGGTTACGCTGATGGTTGGTGAGTTCCCTGAATTGCAAGGAGTTATGGGTGAGGATTACGCTCGCAAGGCAGGCGAGAAGGAAGAAGTGGCCAAAGCGGTATTTGAACACTATCAGCCGCGCTTTGCCGGAGACCAATCTCCTGCTTCACTCGTAGGTGCGATAGTAAGTGCTGCAGATAAAATGGATACCATCGTGGGCTGTTTCTCCATCAATATCATCCCGACAGGATCCCAGGATCCATATGCACTTCGTCGTCAGGCCGCGGGTATTGTACAAATCTTGCTGGATCATCAGCTTCCACTGACGCTCTCCGATGTGTTCGGGGTTGCGCTTCAGGTACACGCTCAGATGAACCTTTTGAAACGTGCAGATGAAGAGGTTCGTAAAGATTTGCAGGACTTCTTCGGTCTTCGTGTGAAAAAACTGTTGTCCGAGACTGTTCGTTATGATGTTGTTGATGCCGTGATCTCTGCCGGATTCGATGATATTAGTGCCATTGTTCCAAAAGGCGAGGCTTTGATGGCCGCTGTTCAAACCGGTGATGCATTCAAAACAACAGTGGAATCTTTCAACCGGGTGGGTAATCTGGCTGCCAAAGCGTCGAATGCTTCTGTTCATCCTGAACTGTTTACCGAAGAAGGTGAGAAGCAGCTGCATGAAGCTTGGAACAGAACCAATGAGGAATATCGCAAAGCTTTGTCGCAGCACGATGCAGCGGAAGCGCTGGCGATTGCATCCGCTTGGAAGGAAGCCATAACAGCATTCTTCGATTCCGTAATGGTTATGGCCGAAGATGAAGCAGTCCGTGCTAATCGCTTGGCTCTGCTCGCAGCTATCGATCGTGACTTGAAAGGATTTGCCGATTTCTCCAAATTGGTGTTAGTATAA
- a CDS encoding cytidine deaminase gives MDNQQLMQEAIKARAKAYTPYSHFGVGAALLDSEGNVHHGCNIENAAYTPSNCAERTALFSAIAGGQQPRSFKAIAVVGDTEGPIAPCGVCRQVLVELCEPDMKVIMGNLNGDLQETTVAELLPWAFGPSDLDFAKK, from the coding sequence ATGGATAATCAACAGCTCATGCAAGAAGCCATTAAGGCACGTGCCAAAGCGTACACACCTTATTCCCATTTTGGCGTAGGAGCAGCTCTGCTCGATAGCGAAGGCAATGTGCATCATGGATGCAATATTGAGAATGCTGCCTATACACCAAGCAACTGCGCGGAGCGAACAGCACTCTTCAGTGCGATCGCAGGGGGGCAGCAGCCTCGTAGTTTCAAGGCCATTGCCGTTGTAGGAGATACGGAAGGTCCAATCGCGCCATGTGGCGTGTGTCGCCAGGTACTGGTTGAGCTGTGTGAGCCGGATATGAAAGTCATCATGGGCAACTTGAATGGTGACCTGCAGGAAACGACGGTTGCCGAGCTGCTGCCTTGGGCTTTTGGTCCGTCTGATTTGGATTTTGCCAAAAAATAA
- the glyQ gene encoding glycine--tRNA ligase subunit alpha encodes MNFQQMILTLQQFWAEHNCIIVQPYDTEKGAGTMNPMTFLRSLGPEPWKVAYVEPSRRPSDGRYGENPNRLYQHHQFQVIIKPSPDNIQEIYLESLKRLGIDPLKHDIRFVEDNWENPSLGCAGLGWEVWLDGMEITQFTYFQQVGGIETNPVAVEITYGMERLASYIQEKENVFDLEWVEGITYGDVFLQPEFEHSKYTFEVSDVKMLFTLFNMHEEEANKAMAQNLVFPAYDYVLKCSHTFNLLDARGAISVTERTGYITRVRNLARQVAATYVEEREKLGFPLIKKGGAEHV; translated from the coding sequence ATGAATTTTCAGCAGATGATTCTCACGCTGCAACAATTCTGGGCCGAGCACAACTGTATTATTGTCCAGCCATATGATACGGAAAAAGGGGCAGGTACCATGAACCCGATGACCTTTTTGCGTTCACTTGGACCAGAACCTTGGAAAGTAGCTTATGTTGAGCCTTCCCGTCGTCCTTCCGATGGACGTTATGGAGAAAACCCGAACCGTCTGTATCAGCACCATCAATTCCAAGTCATTATCAAGCCTTCACCAGACAATATTCAGGAAATTTACCTGGAAAGTCTCAAACGTTTGGGCATTGATCCACTTAAACATGATATTCGTTTTGTTGAAGACAACTGGGAGAATCCTTCTCTGGGCTGCGCAGGTCTCGGCTGGGAAGTCTGGCTCGATGGTATGGAAATCACACAGTTTACATACTTCCAGCAAGTCGGTGGAATTGAGACGAACCCGGTAGCTGTTGAAATTACGTATGGTATGGAGCGCCTTGCTTCTTACATTCAGGAAAAAGAAAATGTGTTTGATCTGGAATGGGTAGAGGGAATCACCTATGGTGATGTATTCCTGCAGCCTGAGTTTGAACACTCCAAATATACGTTTGAAGTATCCGATGTGAAGATGCTGTTTACCCTCTTCAACATGCATGAAGAAGAAGCGAATAAGGCTATGGCACAGAATCTGGTATTCCCGGCATATGACTATGTGCTGAAATGTTCCCATACGTTTAACCTGCTGGATGCTCGTGGAGCAATCAGTGTTACAGAACGTACCGGTTACATTACGCGGGTCCGTAATCTGGCACGCCAAGTGGCAGCAACATATGTGGAAGAGCGCGAGAAGCTTGGCTTCCCGCTGATCAAGAAAGGGGGAGCCGAGCATGTCTAA
- a CDS encoding diacylglycerol kinase family protein produces the protein MKRRSWSLVFRNAAEGIVYGFRTQRNVRVHSGVAVIMCSAGFIFGISRTDWMFVLTAIFLVLVTELMNTAVEAAVDLAHPHIHPLAKAAKDTAAGAVLLAAVFAVVIGCMVFFKPVLHWLGF, from the coding sequence ATGAAAAGGCGCTCCTGGAGTCTGGTGTTCCGCAATGCGGCAGAAGGAATCGTATACGGTTTTCGGACACAGCGAAATGTAAGGGTTCATTCGGGAGTAGCCGTCATCATGTGTTCGGCAGGATTTATCTTCGGGATTTCGAGGACAGACTGGATGTTTGTGCTGACAGCCATCTTTCTGGTGCTGGTAACCGAATTAATGAATACGGCTGTAGAGGCAGCGGTAGATCTGGCACATCCGCATATTCATCCGCTTGCAAAAGCGGCGAAAGACACCGCGGCTGGCGCAGTTTTGCTGGCGGCGGTGTTCGCTGTAGTCATCGGATGTATGGTGTTCTTCAAACCGGTTTTACATTGGCTTGGTTTCTGA
- the ybeY gene encoding rRNA maturation RNase YbeY — protein sequence MSLNLAWNNDQQDKEITEQMVAMLEQLLNLAGEAEGVADGEVALTFVDDAQIHELNRDYRGIDRPTDVLSFAMNETMDEELDIIYELDEDEEMEEMPDVLGDIIISVPRTILQSEEYGHSFERELGFLFVHGFLHLLGYDHQDEASEAEMMGKQEAVLAQAGLTR from the coding sequence ATGAGTCTTAACCTGGCATGGAATAATGATCAACAGGATAAAGAAATTACAGAACAGATGGTTGCAATGCTGGAGCAATTGCTGAACCTGGCAGGAGAAGCTGAAGGCGTGGCCGATGGAGAGGTTGCTCTCACATTTGTGGATGATGCTCAGATTCACGAGCTGAACCGCGATTACCGCGGAATCGATCGTCCGACAGATGTGCTGTCATTTGCCATGAATGAAACCATGGATGAGGAACTGGACATCATCTACGAACTGGATGAGGATGAAGAGATGGAGGAGATGCCAGATGTACTCGGTGACATCATTATCTCCGTTCCTCGTACGATCCTGCAAAGTGAAGAATACGGACATTCATTTGAACGTGAGCTTGGTTTCCTGTTTGTGCACGGGTTCCTGCACCTGCTCGGATATGATCATCAGGACGAAGCAAGCGAAGCCGAAATGATGGGCAAACAGGAAGCTGTACTCGCCCAGGCCGGGTTGACACGATAA